Proteins encoded by one window of Flagellimonas lutaonensis:
- a CDS encoding TfoX/Sxy family protein → MRYNQEFARRISAALKSFPEKFEEKKMFGGIAYLYKGKMTVGIVKDDLMVRVVEAKMPAALQKPHVRPMDFTKRPMKEFVFVSPEGCTTEQVLHYYIELGLEHAKSKLKN, encoded by the coding sequence ATGCGCTACAACCAAGAATTTGCCAGACGCATCAGTGCCGCCCTAAAAAGCTTTCCTGAAAAATTCGAGGAAAAAAAGATGTTTGGCGGCATTGCCTATCTCTATAAAGGAAAAATGACGGTGGGTATCGTAAAAGATGACCTGATGGTTCGTGTTGTAGAGGCAAAAATGCCAGCTGCACTGCAAAAACCACATGTAAGGCCCATGGACTTTACCAAGCGTCCGATGAAAGAGTTTGTATTTGTGTCGCCAGAAGGATGCACCACAGAGCAGGTACTACATTACTATATCGAACTAGGCCTCGAACATGCCAAAAGCAAGTTAAAAAACTGA
- the tsaD gene encoding tRNA (adenosine(37)-N6)-threonylcarbamoyltransferase complex transferase subunit TsaD, protein MIAEKKYILAIESSCDDTSAAILFNDKVLSNVVASQEIHEQYGGVVPELASRAHQQNIVPVVHQALAMANIDKKQLSAIAFTRGPGLLGSLLVGTSFAKSMALGLNIPLIEVNHMQAHILAHFIADENSARPNFPFLAMTISGGHTQIVLVKGYFDLEILGETLDDAVGEAFDKSAKLLGLPYPGGPLIDKYAQQGNPNAFDFPKPKVDGLNFSFSGLKTSILYFVQRETQKNDSFIKENLYDICASIQHTILEILMEKLAMAVKQTGIIQIAIGGGVAANSGIRARLKEAEENLGWKTFIPKFEYCTDNAAMIGIVGYLKYIEGDFSNQAIAAKARYAIDG, encoded by the coding sequence ATGATTGCCGAAAAAAAATACATCTTGGCCATTGAATCGTCCTGTGATGACACTTCAGCCGCTATTTTGTTCAATGACAAAGTGCTGAGCAATGTGGTGGCCTCACAAGAAATACATGAGCAATACGGGGGGGTGGTGCCTGAATTGGCATCAAGGGCACACCAACAAAACATCGTTCCCGTAGTGCACCAGGCACTGGCCATGGCAAATATCGACAAAAAACAGCTTTCGGCCATAGCCTTTACACGTGGGCCCGGCCTGCTCGGTTCTCTTTTGGTGGGTACTTCGTTTGCCAAGTCAATGGCCCTCGGACTAAACATACCCTTGATCGAGGTCAACCATATGCAGGCACATATTTTGGCACACTTTATAGCGGACGAAAACAGTGCCCGACCAAACTTTCCCTTTTTGGCCATGACCATTAGTGGAGGGCACACACAGATTGTCTTGGTGAAGGGGTATTTCGATTTGGAAATTTTAGGTGAAACGCTTGACGATGCCGTCGGCGAGGCCTTTGACAAAAGTGCCAAGCTATTGGGGCTGCCCTATCCTGGCGGGCCATTGATCGATAAATATGCCCAACAAGGGAATCCCAATGCATTCGATTTTCCGAAGCCAAAGGTGGACGGACTCAATTTCAGCTTCAGTGGTTTAAAAACCAGCATTCTATATTTTGTGCAGCGGGAAACCCAAAAAAACGACAGTTTTATTAAAGAGAACCTTTATGACATCTGTGCGTCTATACAGCACACCATTTTAGAGATTCTAATGGAAAAACTCGCGATGGCCGTAAAACAAACGGGCATCATACAAATTGCCATCGGAGGCGGGGTGGCGGCCAATTCAGGCATCAGGGCCCGCCTAAAAGAAGCGGAGGAAAACCTAGGGTGGAAAACCTTTATCCCCAAATTCGAGTATTGCACCGATAATGCCGCGATGATTGGCATTGTGGGTTATTTAAAATATATTGAGGGTGATTTCAGCAATCAGGCCATTGCCGCCAAAGCCCGGTATGCCATTGATGGCTGA
- a CDS encoding DUF4159 domain-containing protein, with translation MRQLSLHLLVLLFLATAIGHSQQIGILKYGGGGDWYSNPTALPNLISFCNSNINTDIDPKIETVKVGSVNIFQFPFLHMTGHGNVFFSTEEAKNLRTYLLSGGFLHVDDSYGMDPYFRREIKKVFPDKELEELGADHPIFDQTFQFVDGLPKIHEHDAKRPQAFGIFHEGRLLLLYTYESDLGDGWEDPAVHNDPEEVRTKALQMGANIIEYVFSS, from the coding sequence ATGCGGCAGCTTTCCCTACACCTTTTGGTTCTTTTGTTTTTGGCAACGGCCATTGGGCATTCGCAACAAATCGGTATCCTTAAATATGGCGGCGGTGGCGATTGGTATTCAAATCCGACCGCATTGCCAAACTTGATTTCGTTCTGCAATTCCAATATCAATACAGATATCGACCCCAAAATTGAAACGGTCAAGGTGGGCAGTGTCAATATTTTCCAGTTTCCATTTTTGCACATGACGGGGCACGGCAATGTATTTTTCTCAACCGAAGAGGCCAAAAACCTACGCACCTATCTACTTTCGGGAGGGTTCCTGCATGTAGATGACAGTTATGGCATGGACCCCTACTTCAGAAGGGAAATCAAAAAAGTGTTTCCAGATAAGGAACTGGAAGAATTGGGTGCAGACCACCCGATCTTTGACCAAACCTTTCAATTTGTAGATGGGCTGCCCAAGATCCATGAACACGATGCCAAGCGGCCCCAAGCCTTTGGCATTTTTCATGAAGGCCGCTTGTTACTGCTCTACACATACGAAAGTGATCTGGGCGACGGCTGGGAAGACCCTGCAGTACACAACGACCCTGAAGAAGTGCGCACCAAGGCCCTTCAAATGGGAGCGAACATTATAGAATATGTCTTTTCATCATGA
- a CDS encoding 16S rRNA (uracil(1498)-N(3))-methyltransferase — translation MQLFYNADLDNSSKQFNFSSEESKHIVKVLRKRAGDLLTITNGKGYLFEAEILAADPKKCRAQIVRVKKTIPRLHSLHMAVAPTKMNDRYEWFLEKATEIGVNEFSPIRCDHSERKVIKHERYQKVIQSAMKQSLQTFLPKLNPLVDFKTFVEQDHQGLKFIAHCAEGDKMELKRSVAPDKDVIILIGPEGDFSEEEISLAVKNGFVPVSLGPNRLRTETAALVACTIVAMINH, via the coding sequence ATGCAGCTATTCTACAATGCCGACCTCGACAACAGCTCTAAACAGTTCAACTTTTCATCTGAAGAGAGCAAACATATTGTGAAGGTTTTACGAAAAAGAGCAGGCGACCTACTTACCATCACGAACGGAAAAGGATATTTGTTCGAGGCTGAGATTTTGGCCGCCGACCCCAAAAAATGCAGGGCACAGATCGTAAGGGTAAAAAAAACAATCCCCAGGTTGCACAGCCTTCACATGGCCGTGGCACCCACCAAGATGAACGACCGATATGAGTGGTTCTTGGAGAAAGCCACCGAGATCGGGGTAAACGAATTTTCGCCCATTCGATGCGACCATTCCGAAAGAAAGGTCATCAAACACGAACGCTACCAAAAAGTGATACAATCGGCCATGAAACAGTCGCTTCAGACTTTCTTGCCCAAATTGAACCCACTGGTTGATTTCAAGACCTTTGTTGAGCAGGACCATCAAGGACTCAAATTCATCGCACATTGCGCCGAAGGCGACAAGATGGAGCTAAAGCGCAGCGTTGCGCCCGACAAAGATGTCATAATATTGATAGGGCCAGAAGGCGATTTTTCTGAAGAAGAGATTTCGTTGGCCGTAAAAAATGGCTTTGTTCCCGTGTCGTTGGGTCCCAATCGTCTCAGGACCGAAACAGCGGCCTTGGTGGCCTGTACCATAGTGGCCATGATAAACCATTGA